Sequence from the Clostridiisalibacter paucivorans DSM 22131 genome:
ACTTTGTTTTTAGATTCTTTTGTGTGTGACCATTTCTTCGGTTATTAGTTCTTTTGTTTTTCTTATCTCCTTTGTCATATCCTAGTTCTATATCTAACTCAGCCTCAAGCATTTCCTGTAGAGCATCCTTAAACATTTCTTTAAGGAATGAATGGAGATCATCTGATGTTTTTAAATTTCCCCCTTTAATCA
This genomic interval carries:
- a CDS encoding transposase gives rise to the protein MSTLPKEVLRDMIKGGNLKTSDDLHSFLKEMFKDALQEMLEAELDIELGYDKGDKKNKRTNNRRNGHTQKNLKTK